The genomic interval TCTTTAACTTGTATCACAGTTGACAATCCATCTTTTGCTGCTTCAAGCGGTGTGTTCTTTAAAGATGCTACGGCTTCTTATTCTGCAACTTGTACATTAGGACTTGAAGATTCTATTTTCAGCAAAGCAACAGTTTTCCCGAATCCAACAAAAGGAGAGGTTAACATTAATAATGTTTCTTTAGAAAAAGCAACTGTTTACAATTCGTTAGGACAACTTGTTAAAACATTTGTTTTCAATAATGGCGAAACTAGTAATACTATAAATTTATCTGGTTTACCAAGAGGAGTTTATTTTGTGTATTTAATTAGCGGAGACGCTGCTTCTGCGAAAAAAATAATTGTTGAATAATCACTATTATTTAAAATAAAAAAATCCCGTTTTCAACTTTTAGAAAACGGGATTTTTCATACAATTTATAGAATAAATACTGTATTATTGTACTGCCTAAAATTCTGAAATTATAGCCTATGAAAACAAAACTACTCTTGTTATTCTTATTATCAAACTTTTTTCTTCACGCTCAATATACCTTAATTCCTGATGCTAATTTTGAAAAAAAATTAATAGCTCTTGGGATTGATTCGGGTACTGCAGACGGGCAAGTTCTAACTGCTGATGTTGCTAATGTTACCTCTCTAAGTGTTTCAACAAGCGGTATATCAGATTTAACTGGAATTCAAGATTTTACTTCTTTACAATATCTTAATTGTTATGGAAACGCAATAAAAATTCTTGATCTTTCTAAAAACACAAATTTAAACAGATTAGACTGTTCTGATAATAAATTAATCAGCCTTAATTTAAAAACAGGAAAAAGAGCCACCTCATTTGAACTTAATACAACTTACAATTATTCTTTAGAGTGTATTTTGGTTGATGATGTTGCGTTGACTTCAAATTGGAGAAAAAAAACAGATGCTCTTACTAAATTCAATAGTGTTGCTTGCTACATTTATACGAGCATTCGAGATGAAAATTTTGAAAAAAAATTAATAGCCTTAGGCATCGATAAAGATGGAAAAAATGGAAAAGTTATAACCACAGACATTTATTCCGTTACTAGTTTAGATTTATCTTTTAGCGGTATTAGCGATTTAACGGGGCTTCAAGATTTCGCTTCGCTAAAAAATTTAAACTTTACTGGTAATGATATCCCTTATTTCGATTCTTCCATTTATCCCAATTTGGAATCATTGAATTGTTCTTCAAATTTACTCAAGTCTTTAAACATTACTAAAAATTTAAAACTGACCTCTCTTGATTGTTCAAAAAACGACCTTTCTAGTTTAAATCTCCAAAACGGAAAAAATACTTCTTTGGTTTCTGTCAATATTAAATCGAATCCCAAGTTGTCTTGCGTATTAGTTGATAATGCAGAATATTCGACATCAAACTGGACAAACAAAGATGTTAACACAAGCTTTAATCAAACGGTTTGTACACCAGAATATACTCTTATTCCTGATCCTTATTTTGAAAACAGACTTATTTTTCTAGGATATGATACTGATGGAAAAAACGGAAAAGTACAAACTCAGAACATCGTGTACATTAAATCTTTAGATCTTTCTGGAAGTTCAATTACAAATTTAACAGGAATTCAGGATTTTAAATCTTTAAAAGTTTTAGACTGTAGCAATAATAAATTAAAATCATTAGATATTACTAAGAATATCAATTTAGAAAAACTAGAAGCCTATTCTAATCTAATAGCTGGCACAATTGACATTTCTCAAAATCTAAAGCTTACTAGTTTTAATGCTTCTCAAAATTATTTAACGAATTTAGATTTCTCCAAAAACCTTGCTTTAAAGCAAATGCGCTGTTATGGAAACCTTTTAAGCGATATTAATCTTACACAAAACTTAGCCTTAACTGGATTGTTCATTGATGGAAATAAATTAACAACAATCGATATCTCTAAAAATGGCGCTTTAGTAGATCTTTATTGCTCCGAAAATGAACTTACATCTCTTGATCTTTCTAATAATTCTCTATTAGAAAGAATATATTGTAAAAAAAATAAGTTAACCAATATTAATATTTCTAAAAATTTACTGGCATACGAACTCGATGTTTCTCAAAATCAATTAACAGATATTGATGTTTCTAACAATAAAAATGTTGGATGGTTTTTTTGTGACCAAAACAAATTAACACAATTAGATCTTTCTCACAATATAAATTTGACCTGGTTAGAATGTGGTTCCAATCTGCTTACAAGTCTAGATTTTAGCAAGAATATTACTCTAGATTATTTGTATTTTGGCGGTAATCGTAGTTTGTTAAACGTGAATTTAAAAAATGGAAACAACAAGAACATAACAAGATTTTCCTCTAATTACAATGACAAATTAACTTGCATATTAGTTGATGATGCTGCTTATGCAACTTCAAAATGGTCTCAGGATAAAGACACGCATATTGTTTTTAGCGACACTCCTTGTACACTATACACAACAATTCCTGACATTAATTTCGAAAATAAATTAATTGCTCTGGGTATAGATTCTGATGCGCCAGATGGAAAAATACTTACTTCAAAAATTTCAGAAATTATTTCTTTAGATGTATCATCAAGTAATATCACGGATTTATCTGGAATACAAGATTTTACTGCGCTACAAGATTTAAAGTGTAATTCTAATCAGCTAAAAAGTTTAAACATTTCAAAAAATATTGCCTTAATTAATCTAGACTGCAGCTCTAATCAATTAATAAATTTGAATGTTTCAAAAAATAAAGCGTTAAAAAATTTAAATTGTAATTCTAATAAACTTGCAGTTTTAAACATTTCTGAAAATGCATTCCTATCCAATTTAGATTGTCATTCTAATCTAATAACTTCTCTTGACATTTCTCCAAATATTGATTTAAAAAGCCTTGATTGTCACGATAATAATTTGGCTACTTTGAATTTAAAAAATGGAAATAACAAGCAGTTGATTAAACCAAATTTTAAAAACAATTCTAATTTGACTTGCATTACAGTTGATGATGCCAATTATTCAAACAGCAATTGGATGGATTCTAAAGATGCCTCGGTTAATTACAACGTAGATTGTTTCTCTAATTATACTTTAATTCCAGATTCAAATTTTGAAAATAAACTAATTGATTTAGGAATTGACAAAGATGGTAAGAATGGAAAAGTGCTAACTTCTAGCATTAAAGAAGTAACTTCATTAAATGTTTCTTACAGCTCAATAAATAGTTTGACAGGAATTGAGGCTTTTGAAAATTTAGAAATTTTAAATTGTCAAAATAATAATTTAGCAACCTTAAACATTTCAGATAATTTAGAACTTAAGGAACTGAATTCTTCTCATAATCCTATACTTGTTTTAGATGTTTCTGGAAATCCTAATCTTATCAATTTAAATTGCGGATTCAATTTATTATCAAAATTGGATTTATCTTCAAATCCGTCTTTAAAGAATTTAGATTGCTCTTCAAATAATTTAGAATATCTGGATGTATCTAAAAACAAAATGCTGGTTACTGTAGATTGTAATTCAAATCAAATTAAAAAACTGGATTTTTCAAAAAACCCAAATTTAACCACATTAAACTGCAGCAGCAACAATTTGGCTAACCTGAATATTCAAAATGCTAATAACATTAAATTATCTTCTTATAATTTTAAACTTAATACAAAACTAAGCTGTATTCAGGTAGATGATCTTTTGTATTCAAATACAAACTGGTTTAACGCAAAAGATAATTATGTTGTATACAGTGTAACAGCTTGTACACAATACACGCTTATTCCAGATCAAAATTTCGAGAATTTTCTACTTAGAGCTGGATATGATACAATCTATAATGGACTTCATGATGGAAAAGTTGAAACTGCAAATATAAAATCCATTAAAAGATTAGACATGGATCTTAAAAGTATTGAAGATTTAACCGGAATTCAAGATTTTGAAGCTTTAAACTATTTAGATTGCAGTGACAATAATTTGACAACCATTGATTTGTCAAAAAACCTTTCACTAACTTATTTAGACTGTAGCTCGAATCGTCTAACTAATATAGATATTTCTAAAAATTTAGCTTTACAAACATTAAAATGCGACAATATCGACAATCATCATAATAGAGGATTGACAACTATTGATGTCTCTAATAATTTAGCTTTAACTTATTTGAGTTGCTGGGATAGTAGGCTTAGAACTCTTGATGTTTCTAACAACAAAGCTTTAAAAGAATTGCATTGCTATTATAATATGCTGACTAGTCTAGATGTTTCTAACAACAAAGCTTTAACTAATTTACAATGCACTAGGAATCTATTAACTACTCTAGATTTAACGAATCAATCAGCATTAATAATCTTTAGATGTCATGAAAATAGATTAACAGAACTTAATTTAAAAAACGGGAAAAATAATCTGCTGGATAGTAAAGAAATAAATTTTGCAACAAATCCATATTTAACCTGTATACAAGTTGACGATATTCTGTATTCGAATACAAATTGGGCAGGTAAAAAAGATGCCATTGCAACATTTAGCACAAATTGCGGTATTGCAAATAGTTACACAATGATTCCAGATCATAATTTTGAGCAAAAATTAATTGACTTAGGAATTGATGATGTGCTAGATAGTAAAGTGGCAAATCAAAATATAAATACTGTTATTGATTTGGATCTTTCAAACAGTAACATTACAAATTTAAAAGGTATTGAGAATTTTCCAGCATTAAAATCTTTAAACAGCAGTACTAATAATTTAGCGACTTTAGATCTTAGTAAAAATGCTAATCTGGAGATATTAAATGCATCTTCTAATCAAATTACAACATTAGATTTGTCTAGAAATACTAAACTTAATGTTGTTTATGTAATAACAAATCCGCTAACAAATCTAAATATTAAAAACGGAAACAATAGCAACTTCATTCTTGCTTCTGAAACGGCAAAACAGTTCAATACTAATGTTGCAACAACCTTTTTAGGACTTACAACTTTAAGTTGCATTAATGTTGACAATACAGCTTATTCTAACGCCAATTGGTCTAAAATTAAAGAAAGTAAAACAACATATTCTGAAAATTGTCAAGCACTTGGAATAGAAGATTCTGTTTTTGACAAAGCCTTAGTTTATCCGAATCCAACAAAAGGCGAAGTTCATATTAACAACATTGTTTTAGAAAAAGCAAACGTTTACAATTCGTTAGGACAATTAGTAAAATCCTTTATTTTCAACAATGGCGAAAATAGTAATACCATAAATTTATCTGGTTTGCCAAGAGGTGTGTATTATGTTTATTTAATAAATGAAGATGCCGCTTCAGCGAAAAAAATAATCCTAGAATAAACCATACAATTTAGTTCAACTAAAAAATCCCATTTTCAATATTTGAAATGGGATTTTTTTATGTTTACTTTTTTCGTTTAAAAAATATCTTCGCAAGTAAAAACATCTTTTAAACGAACGCCTTTTTCTGTATGTTCAACAGTTATAATTTGATTGTGCGCATCATGTTCTAAAAATAAATAATGATTCTGATCTGCCGCCAAATTCAAAAATTTTGACTTTTCTGGCATTGTCAGCAAAGGTCGCGTATCATAACCCATAACATAAGGCAACGGAATATGTCCAGCTGTAGCCAATAAATCAGCACAAAAAACAATGGTTTTATCTTGATATTTTATGTACGGAATCATTTGTTTTTCGGTGTGGCCGTCAACGTAGTAAATGTCAAAATTCAATTCTTTTGAGAAACCAAAATCAGTTTCTGGTCTTTCAATAAAATTAAGTTGTCCGCTTTCCTGCATTGGGACAATATTCTCAGACAAAAAAGAAGCTTTTTCACGTGCGTTTGGTTTTGTGGCCCATTTCCAATGATTTTCATTTGTCCAAAATTTGGCATTTTTAAAAGCAGGCTCGTAACCTGTTTTATCTGAATTCCATTTCACGCTTCCTCCGCAATGATCAAAATGAAGATGCGTCATAAAAACATCCGTAATATCATCACGGCTAAAACCATATTTTGCTAGCGATTTATCGATAGAATGAGAACCCCAAAGCGAATAATATCCAAAGAACTTTTCAGATTGTTTATCACCCATTCCGGTGTCAATTAAAATTAAACGTTTTCCGTCTTCAATTAATAAACAACGTGCCGCAATATCAATTAAGTTATTAGCATCTGCTGGATTTGTTTTATTCCAAATCGTTTTAGGAACAACGCCAAACATAGCGCCGCCATCTAATTTGAAATTTCCAGATTCTATAGGATACAGTTTCATGAGAGTAGTTTTGTAAAAGAACAAAGCTAGGAAATCCCGACTCCTTTTACTAAAATTTCTACTTAAAAAACTTTTGCTTTATTCTAATGTGATAGAAGTGCTTCCCATTATTTCTTGCTTGTCGAAGTAATTTACAAAATAAGTACCTTTCTTAAAATGATCTTCATTCGCATTTAAGATTCCGTAAACATTGACAGACTTGCCTTGAAAATCTGCTGCCACAATAAAACTATAAACCAAAGCTTTATTATTTCCGAATTCGATTAGTTTATCATCTCCTAAAACGGTATTTTTTTGATCTAATACCTGAACATAATATACTCGTTTTCCAGTTTTTGCAACCGCATTTCCATTAATTGTAAAACTGATTTTAAGTTTATCCGTACTCTTCGATTTTGTAGTTTCCAGTTCTTTTCCAGAGCTTTTTTCACGAAGTGCAATAACTTTAAAATTGCTCAAAGAAAGTTTTGAAGCATCTTTTAAAGTGGATTCCAGCTTTTTTTGTTTAGAAACTAAAGTATCATTTTCCGCTTTCTGTTGGTACATCACAACATTCTGACTTTCAATTTCTGTTAAAAGGTTTTTATTTTGAAATTTCAGTTTTTTAATTTCCTGCACTCTCGTATCCAAAGAATTCTTTAGATCTAAAAGCTGATTTCTGTATATTTTAATTTGAGCCGCCGTCGGATTTTGAGAAACTTTAATCAGCTGCATTAAATTTTCAACATTTTTGCGTTCCAGTTCTAATTCTCTAGACATCGTATTTTTCTCAAGAATAGCTACATCGTACGCTTCCTTTAAAGTATTTAAAGAATCTAGAATATTCATTTGTTCGCTCAACTCTCGCTTAACAACGGGATTTGCTTTGGTAACAACTTCTTCTTTTATCTCACTTTCCTCATTTTCAGGCTCGCTGCTAAAAACCAATACCGTAGCGCCTATTCCTAAAACAAAAATTAAAGCAAATAATGGTTTAAACCACTTTATTGTATTTTGTTTTTTCATAATTAGTCACAATTTTTCGCAAAAATACCAAATAATCACAGAGTTACATCAGTAGAAATA from Flavobacterium sp. YJ01 carries:
- a CDS encoding MBL fold metallo-hydrolase; translation: MKLYPIESGNFKLDGGAMFGVVPKTIWNKTNPADANNLIDIAARCLLIEDGKRLILIDTGMGDKQSEKFFGYYSLWGSHSIDKSLAKYGFSRDDITDVFMTHLHFDHCGGSVKWNSDKTGYEPAFKNAKFWTNENHWKWATKPNAREKASFLSENIVPMQESGQLNFIERPETDFGFSKELNFDIYYVDGHTEKQMIPYIKYQDKTIVFCADLLATAGHIPLPYVMGYDTRPLLTMPEKSKFLNLAADQNHYLFLEHDAHNQIITVEHTEKGVRLKDVFTCEDIF
- a CDS encoding T9SS type A sorting domain-containing protein, translated to MKTKLLLLFLLSNFFLHAQYTLIPDANFEKKLIALGIDSGTADGQVLTADVANVTSLSVSTSGISDLTGIQDFTSLQYLNCYGNAIKILDLSKNTNLNRLDCSDNKLISLNLKTGKRATSFELNTTYNYSLECILVDDVALTSNWRKKTDALTKFNSVACYIYTSIRDENFEKKLIALGIDKDGKNGKVITTDIYSVTSLDLSFSGISDLTGLQDFASLKNLNFTGNDIPYFDSSIYPNLESLNCSSNLLKSLNITKNLKLTSLDCSKNDLSSLNLQNGKNTSLVSVNIKSNPKLSCVLVDNAEYSTSNWTNKDVNTSFNQTVCTPEYTLIPDPYFENRLIFLGYDTDGKNGKVQTQNIVYIKSLDLSGSSITNLTGIQDFKSLKVLDCSNNKLKSLDITKNINLEKLEAYSNLIAGTIDISQNLKLTSFNASQNYLTNLDFSKNLALKQMRCYGNLLSDINLTQNLALTGLFIDGNKLTTIDISKNGALVDLYCSENELTSLDLSNNSLLERIYCKKNKLTNINISKNLLAYELDVSQNQLTDIDVSNNKNVGWFFCDQNKLTQLDLSHNINLTWLECGSNLLTSLDFSKNITLDYLYFGGNRSLLNVNLKNGNNKNITRFSSNYNDKLTCILVDDAAYATSKWSQDKDTHIVFSDTPCTLYTTIPDINFENKLIALGIDSDAPDGKILTSKISEIISLDVSSSNITDLSGIQDFTALQDLKCNSNQLKSLNISKNIALINLDCSSNQLINLNVSKNKALKNLNCNSNKLAVLNISENAFLSNLDCHSNLITSLDISPNIDLKSLDCHDNNLATLNLKNGNNKQLIKPNFKNNSNLTCITVDDANYSNSNWMDSKDASVNYNVDCFSNYTLIPDSNFENKLIDLGIDKDGKNGKVLTSSIKEVTSLNVSYSSINSLTGIEAFENLEILNCQNNNLATLNISDNLELKELNSSHNPILVLDVSGNPNLINLNCGFNLLSKLDLSSNPSLKNLDCSSNNLEYLDVSKNKMLVTVDCNSNQIKKLDFSKNPNLTTLNCSSNNLANLNIQNANNIKLSSYNFKLNTKLSCIQVDDLLYSNTNWFNAKDNYVVYSVTACTQYTLIPDQNFENFLLRAGYDTIYNGLHDGKVETANIKSIKRLDMDLKSIEDLTGIQDFEALNYLDCSDNNLTTIDLSKNLSLTYLDCSSNRLTNIDISKNLALQTLKCDNIDNHHNRGLTTIDVSNNLALTYLSCWDSRLRTLDVSNNKALKELHCYYNMLTSLDVSNNKALTNLQCTRNLLTTLDLTNQSALIIFRCHENRLTELNLKNGKNNLLDSKEINFATNPYLTCIQVDDILYSNTNWAGKKDAIATFSTNCGIANSYTMIPDHNFEQKLIDLGIDDVLDSKVANQNINTVIDLDLSNSNITNLKGIENFPALKSLNSSTNNLATLDLSKNANLEILNASSNQITTLDLSRNTKLNVVYVITNPLTNLNIKNGNNSNFILASETAKQFNTNVATTFLGLTTLSCINVDNTAYSNANWSKIKESKTTYSENCQALGIEDSVFDKALVYPNPTKGEVHINNIVLEKANVYNSLGQLVKSFIFNNGENSNTINLSGLPRGVYYVYLINEDAASAKKIILE